GGTTGGCCACCTCAATCAGCGCCCGGATCCCCGGACGGCACTTGCCGGCCCGGATCCGCTGCAACCCCTGATGGACCAGGATCCGGTTGTTGCCATCCAGCGCCACCACGTCAGCCACCGTGCCCAGAGCCACCAAATCGAGCAACTCGGCCAGATTCGGCTCTGCCAGCCCCTGCTCAGCAAACCAGTTGGCTTCCCGCAAGGCAGCCCGCAGTGCCAGCATCAGGTAAAACGCCACACCCACCCCGCACAGCGCCTTGGATGGGAAATCACACGCGTGGAGGTTCGGGTTTACGATGGCATCGGCATCCGGCAAGGTGTCGCCCGGCAGGTGATGGTCAGTGACCAGGACCTGCATGCCTTTGGCTTTCGCGGCTGCCACCCCGGCAATCGATGAGACCCCGTTATCGACCGTCATGATCAGCTCGGCACCGCGCGCCTCGGCCTGCTCAACCACTTCCGGGCTCAGGCCGTAGCCGTCATCAAACCGGTTCGGCACCAGGTAATCGACATTGCGGCTGCCCAGCATCCGCAGCGCCAAGACCGACAACGCCGAGCTGGTCGCGCCGTCGGCATCAAAGTCACCGACCACGATGATCCGCCGCTGCTCGGCCAGCGCCGACACCAACAGCGCCACCGCAGCGTCAATCCCGTAGAGTTGATTGAAACCATGCAGTCCACGGGCACCACGCTCCAAATCGCGGTCCGTGGTCGCGCCCCGGCTGGCATAAATGCGTTTCAGCAACGGATGGATGGCATCGGAAAAGCCGCTGGTATCCGCCGCCGGACGACGTTTTATTTCAATCATAACAAGGTGCGCTCTGTACCAAATCAAGAAAATTGAGGGGGAGTATACCATCCAACCGCGATAAAAAACCCGGCTTCGCTGACACGAAGCCGGGTCTGATTGAGGTTGGCTGAGCTGCCCGGACTTAGCCGCGGCTGTCCAGCAGCTGACGCAGTCGGCTGGCCGGTTGGTAGCCCGGCAGCATGGTGCCGTCTTCCAGGACCAGAGCCGGCGTGCCGTTCACACCCATGGCAACGCCCAGCTCATAGTGCTTGCGCACCAGATCCGCGCGCTGCGGCTGGCCGTTGGCATCGAAACTGCCGTCTTTGGCTGCATCCATGGCTTTCGCCGGATCTTTCGCTGCCCAGATTGCGCTCATCTCGCCAAAGTTCCGCGAGCGCTCGCCGCCGCGCGGAAACGCCAGGTAGCGAATGGTGATCCCGGCATCATTGTAAGCCTGCATCTCACTGTGCAGCTTGCGGCAGTAACCACAGGTGGTGTCAGTAAAGACAGTCACCACATATTTTTCATCTTTGGCCGGATAGACAATCATCTCATCTTCCATTCCGGCCAGTTTCGCCTTGTTGAGCTGCGCCATTTTCTGCTCGGTCAGGTTGACCGGGCTGGCAGCGGCATTGTCATACAGATGGCCCACCAGGAAATAGTTTCCATCGTCAGAAACATAGACGATGCCGCGCTCGGTGACCGCTTCATTCATCCCCGGCATGGGCGAGCTGCTGATCGACGACGGTGCCAGGCCGATGGCCCCCAGTTTACGCTTGATCGCAGCTTCATCCGGTTTGGCAGCCGCCGTAAACGCCGTCATCGCGACCGCAGTTGCAAGTATCGTACGACCCAATAAGTGCATCGACTCTTTCCTTCATTCAGCAAAAATATAGAAACCAGTAAGACCCTCAGAGTCCGGAAATCTTTCGAAGTTCAATCCCCGCCGGCAATGACCGGGTAACCCGTGACCCACCTCGAACCTTTTGAGTATAAGTGCATCATCAGCCTGTCACCAACTTAAGGCATTGTACCGACTCTGGTCTGGGACACAAATCAGGCCCTCGGATGGTGCGTCTGATGCAGTTGTTTCAGGCGCTCGGTGGCGACATGGGTATAAATCTGGGTGGTCGACAAGTCGCTGTGGCCCAGCAGCATTTGTACCACCCGCAGATCTGCGCCGTAATTGAGCAGATGGGTGGCGAACGCGTGGCGCATCACGTGCGGCGACAGCGTGTCGGCATCGATCCCGGCAATCAGCGCATAGTGTTTGATCCGGTGCCAGAAGGTCTGGCGGGTCATCTGCTTACCGCGCTTACTCGGAAACACCACATCCGAGCTTTTCTCGCCCAGCAACGTCGGACGGCCGCTGGCCAGGAACTGTTCGATCCAGTCCACCGCATTCTCGCCCATCGGCACCAGGCGCTCTTTATCGCCCTTGCCGGTGACCCGAACCACGCCCTGGCGCAGGCTGACATTTTCCATCGTCAGGCTGACCAGCTCAGTCACCCGCAACCCGGTGGCATACAGCAGCTCCAGCATCGCCTTATCCCGCAGCTCAATCGGATCGTTCGGATCCGGCGCCTCAAGCAGCGCATCCACCTGGGCTTCGGTGATGTCTTTCGGCAGCCGCTTGGGCAACTTGGGGCTGATCAGCAACGCACTGGGATCATCCTCCCGGATGTTCTCCCGGTGCAGATACTGGAACAGACGGCGGATCGCCGACAACATCCGGGCCCGGGAAGTCTGTTTGTAATCCGCATCGAACAGCCATTGCTGATAGCGTTGCAAGTCATCGACCGACACCGAGCTCAGGCTGCTGCGCTCTTGCTCAATCCAGTGACAGAGCTTATTTAAATCATTGCGATACGACGTCAGTGTATTTTCCGACAGCCCCCGCTCCATCCACATGGCATCCAGAAACTGCTCCAGCAGCATTGCATCGTTTTCCACGCGCGCCTCACCTATATCCACAAAGACATGGATAAATAAACAGTACTTTTCGACATGGTAGTGGATTTCCCGGCAAAAGCAACGGCTCTTCTGTCAGGAAAAGTCATCATGGCGGCGGCCGGCAGCGACAGCATTAGGCAACCGGCGTCAACCTAGGTAAAATCCCCGGTATTGTTAAACTGCACAAAGCAACTGGACTCGCAGCATGAAAATTGGCTTATTCTACGGCTCAACCACCTGTTATACCGAAATGGCGGCAGAGAAAATCCGGGAGTGTATCGGCGCTGAGCTGGTCGAAATGCACAACATCAAAGAAACAGATCCCAGCACGATGAATGATTTCGACATGCTGATCCTGGGGATTTCAACCTGGGATTTCGGTGAGCTGCAGGAAGACTGGGAAGCCGTCTGGGATCAATTGGACGGACTGTCGCTGAGCGGTAAAACCGTGGCCCTGTTTGGCCTGGGCGATCAGGAAGGCTATACCGAGTGGTTTCTCGATGCCATGGGCATGCTGCATGATCAACTGCTGCCGACCGGCGTTCAGTATGTCGGCTACTGGCCGAACGAAGGCTACACCTTTGAAGCCTCGAAAGCCCTGACTGACGATCGGAAATTCTTCGTCGGTCTGGCCCTGGATGAAGACAGCCAGTACGAGCTGAGCGATGACCGCATTACCCAGTGGTGCGAACAAATCCTGACCGAGTACAGCGAGACACTCTGACGGGCTTCCCCGACGAGACAACCCCGTCCAGGGGACACCCGATCCGGCGAGATTCGCCAAGCAAAACGGGATGCCAAGGCATCCCGTTTTCGTATTCAGTCACTTGGCAGTTTAGGCCGTGCGAGCTTCTGCCTGCTCAGTGCCGCCAATAAAGAATGACATCACCAGCGCCGCCAGCGTCGGCAGCACCCACGCCATGCCGTACTCGAACAGTGGCAACACGTTCAGCGCGGACACGTCAATGCCGACAAACTTCGCCGCATCGATCAGGCTGAACAACAGCGATACCAGCAGCACCATGCGGTAACCCATGCGCGGATTGGCCATCTTGCGACGCACAAAGGTCAGGGCAACCAGGGCAACGGCCACCGGGTACAGCGCAAACAGCACTGGGATCGACAGCGCAATCAGCTGGTTCAGGCCAACGTTGGCAACCACGGCACACACTACAGCCAGGATCACAGCCCACTTTTCATAGCTCAGCTTCGTCAGCGAGCTGAAGTAGTCCGCACACGCACTGATCAGGCCGATCGCCGTGGTCAGACAGGCCAGCAACACAATCGTCGACAGGATGATCTGGCCAACCGGACCGAACAAGGCCTGTACATAGGATGCCAGGATCGCACCGCCGTTATCGGCACCAGCAGCGACGGCTGAACTGGTTGCGCCCAGGTAGAACAGGGAAATGTATACGAACGCCAAACCTGCAGCCGCAATAACACCGGCATAGATCAGGTAGGTGCAGGTCGCTTTGTCGTCCGTCACCCCTTTCTTGCGGATCACATCCACAATCAGCATCCCGAACATCAGGGCCGCGAAGGTATCCATGGTGTTGTAACCTTCCAGGAAGCCTTTGGTGAATGCCATGTTGGCGTAATCACCCTGCGCCGCCAGAATCTCGCCCTGCGGGTTGATAAAGACAGCCACGGCCAGCACTGCCAGCACTGCAAACAGCGCCGGGGTCAGGAACTTCCCGATCATGTCAATCAACTTGCCGCGCGACCAGGCAAAAAACAGGGCGACAGCAAAGAAAATGACGGAGAAAACCGTCAGGCTGGTTTGCCCGGCATCGGCGATAAACGGCTTCACTGCCATTTCGTATGCCACAAGACCTGTACGCGGTGCTGCAAAAGCGGGACCAATAATAATGAAGATCAGCACAGCCATCAGGGTCGCCACCGCCGGTGGCAAGTCACGGGTCAAACCTTGCCAGCCACCGCCGGCAACCGCGACCGCAATAATGCCGATCAGCGGCAAGCCAACCGCGGTGGCCAGGAAACCGAACATCGCCGGCAGCAGGTTGTCGCCAGCCGCCAAACCCGCCTGGGGCGGAAAGATGATGTTGCCGGCACCGAGGAAAAACGCAAAGGTCATGAAACCCAGCGCCATTATGTCTGTCATTTTGAGTGTTTTATTCAAACTGCACCTTCCCACTCGTTTGTTATCTGTATGATGTGTCTGCGATATTAGAGTTATATGGCATTCATGACTTATTGCTAAATGTGATATGCCTCGCAGCATAATGAAGAAAAAGAGAACAATAAGCAACCACACAGTCAAAAACACCACAATCTTTGGCTACATCACAAAAAAACCAACACATTCAACCAAATTGAAATTCACTTGCAGAGCATGTAGCTAATAAACTTATGTTATCAAAAAGATATCAAACAGCATCAATTGCTATGATTAACAAAAAATACAATATAACAACGAATCAATCACACCAAATCTCCCACATCCACATCAACCACCGGGGCGAAAGCACACTGCAGCCACCGGGGCTGCTCCGCCCGGCAATCCCCGCTATAATGGCCGCCACACACAGTGGGCTGCCCCTGTGCCCTGACCCCAATTGCAACACAGCGTTCTACGGTAGACACCATGGCCAAAGGCTTTACATTCAAACAATTTCACATCGATGATTTCGGCTGCGGCATGCCAGTCAGCACCGACGGTGTCTTGCTCGGTGCCTGGGCATCGCTGCCGCTCCACGGTCCGCTCCTCGACATCGGCACCGGCAGCGGATTGCTGGCCCTGATGGCCGCCCAGCGCACAGCTCACAGCCAAACCCGGATCACGGCTATCGATATCGACCCGCAGGCAGCCCAGGCCGCCAGCAACAACTTCGCCCACTCTCCCTGGGCCGATCGGTTACACAGCACGGCGCAGGATGTGACGGCCTGGGGCGCGCAGCAACCTGCCGGCAGCTTCGCCGCCATCGTGTGCAATCCGCCCTATTTTAACCATGGCCAGCAAGCCAGTTGCCCGTCCCGCGCCACTGCCCGCCATACCGAGACCTTAAGCCATGACCGCCTGCTGGCCACCATCCGCCACTTGCTGGAGGAGACCGGCCAGGCCAGCCTGATTTTACCGGCCTATGAAGGCCGCCAGTTGCTCCGCGAGGCCGAAAGCCACCAGCTGTTCTGCCACCGGATCTGCGAAATCCGCAGCACCGAGCGCAAACCCGTCAGCCGCCTGCTGATCGCGCTTTCCCCGGTGCCGACCGCGAGCCCGCCCCCGGTTGAGCACCTGTCCATTCACCACCAAGGGGAGTATTCGGAAGCTTTCTGCGCGCTGACCCGGGATTTTTACCTCAAGCTGTAACTGGCGGCGTTACCAGGGCAAATTGGCCCGGCGAAAGTTTTTACCGGGAAACGGTGATCGGAGCGGCAATAATCTCTATAATGCCGCCCCTTATGTTCCTGCATTTTGGTCATGTGCCGACAGAGCCACCCCGCATGACCGGCGTTCGTCTTATTCCCGAGGAGAAACGACTGGTGAGAGACTTTTCCGAATTAGAGCTAGATAGCGAGCTATTACGCGCGATTGAAAAAATCGGCTACGATCGCCCAACCGTGATTCAAGCCCAGGCTATCCCTCATGCCATGGACGGTCGAGATGTACTGGCTTCCGCTCCGACCGGCACCGGAAAGACGGCCGCTTTTCTATTGCCGATGATCCAGCACCTGCAGGATTTTCCGCGCAAGAAGCCGGGACCGGCCCGGGTACTGGTACTGACGCCGACCCGTGAGCTGGCGATTCAGGTTGCCGATCAGGCCCGCGCTCTGGCCCAGTTTACCGACCTGAAAATCTTTACCATCACCGGCGGTATTTCCTACGACGAGCACGCCGAGCTGCTGGGCAAAACTCAGGATATCGTGGTTGCGACCCCGGGCCGCCTGATGGAGTACATCGAGGCCGAGCGTTTTGACTGCCGGGCCATTGAATGCCTGATCCTCGACGAAGCCGACCGGATGCTGGATATGGGCTTTGGCAAAACCGTTGAGCGGCTGCATAACGAATGCCGCTGGCGCCGCCAGAGCCTGTTGTTCTCCGCGACTTTAGAAGGCAAAGGCGTACGCGACTTCTCCCGCACCATTTTGAGTGAGCCGGTTGAAGTCAACGCCGAGCCGCCGCGTCGTGAGCGCAAGAAGATCCACCAAATCTACCACCGCTGCGATCAGATGGAACACAAGCTGGCCCTGCTGGAGCACATCCTCAAGCACCAGGCTGAGCGGACGATCATCTTTGTCAAAACCCGTGAGCGCCTGGCAACCCTGCGCGATCAGCTGGCGGCGATGAAAATCCCATGCTGCTGGATCCAGGGCGAAATGGCCCAGGCATCGCGCAACAACGCCATCAGCCGCTTCCGGGACGGGACGGTCAACGTGTTGATTGCCACCGATGTCGCCGCCCGCGGGATCGATCTGCCAGACGTCAGCCACGTGATCAACTTCGATATGCCGCGCACTGCGGATATCTACCTGCATCGGATCGGCCGAACCGCCCGCGCCGGGAAAAAAGGCACCGCGATTTCCCTGATTGAAGCCCACGATCAGTCGATGATTGAGCGGGTCAGCCGTTACATGAAAGAAGAAGTGCCGGAGCGCTTCATCGAAGGCATGCGCCCGCAGCATAAGAAGCCATCGACGGTGAAAAAGAAGACCAAGAAAAAAGTCGACAAGAAACCAGCGACGGCGAAAAAGAAAAAAGCCAAGAAGTAAGTCAATGGCTTGAACGGCTTCGCTGTTTCTCAGCGGGCAGCCGCGACATAACAAATGGGCCGGTGTTTACCGGCCCGTTTTTTTCATCAAGACTCTCGGTCTGTTACTGCGCTTCGCGTTTAAACACCAGCTCTTTGGCGGTGGATTCATCCGCAGCAAAATAGTACCCGGCCACATCGAACTGCTTGAGTTGCTCAACCGAATCAACCTGGTTGTCGATGATATAACGAGCCATCAGGCCACGGGCTTTCTTGGCATAGAAACTGATCACCTTGTACTGGCCGTTCTTGCAGTCTTTAAACACCGGGGTGATCATCTCACCGTTGAGTTGCTTGGGCTTGACTGCCTTGAAATACTCGTTCGATGCCAGGTTCACCAGGATGTTATCACCCTGTGCCGCGAGTGCCTCGTTGAGCATATCCGTAATGATCCCGCCCCAGAACTGATACAGATTCGCGCCGCGCGGGTTCGCCAGCTTGGTCCCCATTTCCAGACGGTACGGCTGCATCAGATCGAGCGGGCGCAGCAGCCCGTACAACCCGGACAGCATCCGCAGGTGTTGCTGGGCATAGGCAAAATCGGCTTCACTCATGGTCTCGGCATCTAACCCGGTATAGACATCCCCCTTAAACGCCAGGATCGCCTGACGGGCGTTGTCCGGAGTAAAGTCCGGCTGCCAGTCCGCAAACCGGGCTGCATTGAGACCGGCAATCTTGTCGCTGACCTTCATCAGGCTCGCGATATCCATCGGCGTCAGCTCGCGGCAGACGGCGATCAGTTCAGCGGCATGGTCGGTCAGCGCCGGCTGGGTGTAGGTCTGCGTCGCCAGCGGCGATTCATAATCTAGCGTTTTGGCGGGTGACACCACAATCAACATAAGCTGTTCTTCCCGTAAAGGTTCATTCCCCAGAAGGGTAACATTGCTAACAAAAAAAACCACGCGATTGTCGCGTGGCTTTGTCGATTTCTCGGATAGGCAGCAGCGATTAACGCTTGTCTGACTGATCCCAAATCCCTTCTTCCAACTGAGCATGCAGCTCCGGGTAGTCATTGCTGTCGAAGGTCGGCACCTTGCCCAGGCTCAGCTGCTTGTTGTAATCGCGGGCCAGCTTCACCACCGTGCCCGAGAGCAGCACAATTGCCAGCAGGTTGATGATCGCCATCATCCCCATCGAGATGTCCGCCATCTTCCACACCGTCGGCAGATCGGCGACCGCACCGAACATCACCATGCCCAGCACCACCATCCGGAATACCGTCAGGCCGGCCTTGTGGTTATGCTCCAGGAAGATCAGGTTGGTTTCCGCATAAGAATAATTGGCCACCAGCGAGGTAAAGGCAAAGAAGAAAATCGCCACCGCGATGAACACCGCGCCCCAATCGCCGACCTGGGCGCTCAGGGCGCGCTGGGTCAGTTCGATCCCGGTCACTTCGCCGTGCGGTACATACTCTCCCGACATCAGGATAATCGCCACCGTCGCCGAGCAGATCACCAACGTGTCCATAAACACCCCCAGCATCTGTACATAGCCCTGAGACGCCGGATGCGGCGGGTAAGGCGTGGCCGAAGCCGCGGCATTCGGCGCCGAGCCCATCCCGGCCTCATTGGAAAACAAGCCGCGCTGCAGCCCGTTGATCATCCCCTGGGCGATCGAGTAGCCCAGCGCGCCCGAAGCCGCTTCCTGCAGGCCAAATGCGCTGCGGAAAATCATCCCCAGGATCTCCGGCAGCTTTTCCAGGTTCATCGCCATGATGTACAGCGCCAGCAGCAGGTAACACAAGGCCATCGCCGGAACCAGCACTTCAGCCGTACGGGCAATGGCGCGCATGCCGCCAAAAATAATCACCCCGGCCATCATCACCAGGCCAACCCCGACATAAGTCGGATTCCAGCCAAACGCCACGTTCATCGCCTGGGTGATCGAATTGGCCTGAACGGAATTAAACACCAGGCCGAAAGCAATGATCAGACAAACGGAAAACACCACGCCCATCCACCGCATTCCCAGCCCTTTTTCCATGTAATAAGCCGGGCCACCACGATAGTTGCCATCGTCATCACGGGTCTTGTACAACTGAGCCAGGGCACTCTCGGCAAATGCCGTCGCCATACCCAGCATAGCAATCAGCCACATCCAGAAAATCGCCCCCGGTCCGCCGAACGTCAGGGCCACCGCGACCCCGGCCATGTTCCCGGTGCCGACCCGGGCCGCCAGGCTGGTACACAGAGCCTGGAAAGAAGAGATCCCAGCCGGATCGGACTTCCGGCTGTTTTTCATCACACTGAACATATGGCCAAAATGGCGAAACTGAATAAAGCCCAGGCGATAGGTAAAGAAAACCCCGACGCCAATCAGCAGATAAATGAGCACGGAGCCCCATAACAGATCGTTGATAAAATTAATCTGGCTTGACACATCTACCCCTTGAAAATCATCAAAAACAAGTCCAGCCCGTCATCACGTTCGTGCACAGGTCGGATCCTTAAAAACGGGTTGCTTGGCACAACCATTCTCATTGCTATTTTGTTTTATAGTGCTAAGACAGGCAGGTGCTATCGCAGACGGCAGCACGGCCTGAACGCAGCGACCGGATGTGAGAACCATCCACGGCGCTTGCTGCAGGTGGCGCAGGATCATGCAAAGAACGCCGGCAAAAATCAATATGCTCACTAAGAATATGTGCCCAACGCCCTCTCAACAGCCAATCACAACACTCTGACGGTCAGTCCGGCCCGCCGATCCTGACGGCAATTGCTGCGCAAACTGAATACATTTCAGTCAAGTTGATCCAAGTTGCGATCATCTGCACATAAAAATTTCATCAATGAGTAACATTTGCGAAACATGGTAATTTTATTTTTAGCTTCAGTATGATATTTAACTTAGACCAACCTGTAAGAAAGAGGTGCTTTATGGATAGCTATGCATTCGATGACATTCTTGCAACAGACACGCCGCGTCGTGCGGGCCGCAGCAAGCCGGTGAAGCGAAAGTGGCGTGAGATTGAAGCGCTCAAGGACAAACAGCGGCTTCGCAAAGAGTTGGCAGAAATTGATATGTTCCGTGACTATGCCGACGAGATTGATTTCTAAAAACGATTCATTTCCAACATCATGCCCAGATAACGTCACGCGCCGGTACGACGCCGGCACGTTTTGACGCCTAGTGACGGTTCCTTCCTGTCCTGTTGTGCCCAGTCGCACGGACTCAGGCATTCAACCGTTCTGCCAGCGAACGATAGCGCTCCGAGACCTGATCGCCGAACAGCGGATCACACATACATTCCTCATACTGTGCCGAGACATTGACCCAATCCTCTGCCGTAAACGTATTGCGGATCAGCGGAAAGATATATTTCTCCTCAAATTCCAGGTGTGCTTTTTGCCGGCTGACGAACGTGTTGAGCTTGGCTGCAAACACGTCAAGCGGGATCACCGCATCCATCAGGATCATATCCACCGTTTCCGAAAACTCCTGCGTCAGCTTGGCCAACGCCACGTGCTCAGCTTCAAGATCATTCATCCCACGACTGTCAGCATAATGGGACTGGTAATAGTGGTACAGCACGTCTTCTTTCGGATGGTGGCAACACTCAGCATGTTTTTGCAGGTATTCCACAATATCTTTGATCAACTGATAATCCACGTCCTTGCCTTGCTGAATGGCCACCAGCTTGCGCTGCAGGATGTTCAGCAGCCGGATGATGTAGCCATGCTCGGTGTGAATACTTTCCAGCATCATTATCGTTCCCTCCCAAGATACTTCTCCTCATCATCTTTTGAGTGTAAGCCCTGGAAACCGATAATGCCTTGATCTTGATTATTTAATAACCAACTTATCCGAAATGGACATACACCCGACTCACGCCGTCCCGCTCAGCGCCCAGTGGATTTCCGGTTTGTGCATCTGCCGTAACAGTGCATTGGCCTTCGAGAAATGCTGACAGCCGAAAAAGCCGCGATAGGCCGACAACGGAGACGGATGCGCCGAGGTCAGCACGTGGTGCTTGTCACGGTTAATTTTCTTGCCTTTCTTCTGGGCATGGCTGCCCCACAGTAGAAACACCACGCCCTCAAGCTGCTGATCGAGCGCTTCAATGATCCGATCAGTGAAGGTTTCCCAACCCAGCTTGGCATGGGAGTGCGCCTTGCCCTGCTCTACCGTCAGCACCGTGTTGAGCAGCAACACCCCCTGCTCGGCCCAGTGGGTCAGACAGCCGTGCTGCGGGATCTCAAACCCCGGAATATCGGTCGCCAACTCTTTATACATATTGGCCAGGGACGGTGGCGGCTTTACCCCGGGCTTGACCGAAAAACTCAGCCCGTGTGCCTGATCCGGCCCGTGATAGGGGTCTTGTCCTAAAATCACCACTTTCACCTGAGACAACGGGGTCAGGTCAAACGCTCGATAGACTTCCGACTCCGGCGGATAAATGGCTTTGCCTGCCGCACGTTCATCTGCCAGCGTCTGCGTCAGTTGCTGAAAATAAGGCTCCGCCTGCTCGCGGGTAAGAATGTCCTGCCAGCTCATCATAAGGCTGTGGTGACTCCTGAAAATTCACTCAAACGCCTATTTTAGAGCGCTTTCGGACAAGAAGATACAGCCACCAAGCACCGGACTAAGCCCAGACCCGGGCCGGGTCCACGTCAAGCCCGGGCCGGGTTGAACTCTTATGGTTCGACCGGCGGGACAGTCCGGCGCTGTGGCGTTCGCCAATGCCCGCGCCCCTGTACCGGACGATTTGCCTGAGGAAAACGAATGGAATGATAAGTGCCTGATTCTGTCGCCATCGCTGCTGCCGCCTCTGTGAGATGTTCAAAGCAACCCATGAAAAATGTATGCCACGATAGCGATCGGGACAAAAATACAATAAAATCAAACAATTAAAGACCATACTCTCTTGTAGTTCTCCCTCAAGCCGCACCGGTTTGATACATCTGCGCCAAGCCGGTGCGGGCAGGATCAGGCCATTTCGGCTGCAGCAAAGCGACGCAACGTCGCAATTTCTTCAGCCCAGCGCTCAGGCTGGATGGTTTCCAGCACCAGCGGGATGTCATCAAATCGGCTGTCTTGCATCAGGTAGCGGAAACATTCCCAGCCAATTTCCCCCTTGCCGAGGCACTGGTGGCGGTCAATCCGGCTGCCGAGTCCACCTTTGGAGTCATTGAGATGCATGCCCCGCAAGTATTGCATCCCCACCACCTGATCGAATTCCGCAAACGTGGCTGCTGTTGCGGCTTCGGTTCGTAAATCGTAGCCGGCCGCAAAGGTATGGCAGGTATCGATACATACCCCGACCCGGGATTGATCCTCGACCTGCTCGATAATGGCGGCCAGGTGTTCAAAGCGCCAGCCCAGGTTGGTGCCCTGCCCGGCCGTATTCTCAATCACAGCGACCACATCCGGCACAGCGGCATGCGCAACATTGATCGACTCGGCGATCAGCGCCAGGCACGCCTGCTCCGAGATCTGCTTCAGATGGCTACCCGGATGGAAATTCAGCAAAGTCAGCCCCAACTGCTGACAGCGCTGCATTTCGTCAATGAATGCCTGGCGCGATTTCTCCAGCTTCTCCGCCTCAGGGGCGCCGAGATTAATCAGGTAAGAGTCATGCGGCAGAATCATTTCCGGCCGAAAGCCATATTGGCGACAGCGGGCTTTGAAGGCATCAATCACATCCGCCGTCAGCGGCTTGGCAACCCACTGGCGTTGGTTTTTGGTAAACAGGGCAAAGGCATTGGCCCCGATTTGGGCCGCATTCTGCGGCGCATTGAACACGCCGCCCGCGGCGGAAACATGTGCTCCAATAAACTTCATGGTGCTCCTTTGTCGACAAGTTCCCCTGCCGGAGGCCGCCACGGCTCAAGCCGCAGGACCTTAAAATGTAGTAAAATTACCAAAATATCGGATTTTGATTAAACGCTGAATTTATACATAAACCCAATAAATATATCTAAATTAATAATTTATTGACCAAACTCAAAATAAAACCACTTTTTAAATATGGGTTTATTTTTGTAAATTGATCCAAATCAACGACAGCATATCGCAAACCGGTTATATATTACCCAGCTCGACACCGAAATCGAAATAATTAAACGACATCCTGCGGAGGCGTAAGTCATGATCACTGGTATTCAAATTACAAAAGCAGCAAACGACGATCTACTCAACTCGATCTGGCTACTCGATACAGAAAACAATGAAGCGCGTTGCGTTGCAGCGAAAGCTGGTTACGAAGCAGACCAGGTTATCCCTGCTGCTGATCTGGGCGAATATGAGTTCCGTGAAGTGGCTATCGAAGCGCCGACGAAGATTGAAGGC
Above is a window of Photobacterium sp. TY1-4 DNA encoding:
- the dsbC gene encoding bifunctional protein-disulfide isomerase/oxidoreductase DsbC, giving the protein MHLLGRTILATAVAMTAFTAAAKPDEAAIKRKLGAIGLAPSSISSSPMPGMNEAVTERGIVYVSDDGNYFLVGHLYDNAAASPVNLTEQKMAQLNKAKLAGMEDEMIVYPAKDEKYVVTVFTDTTCGYCRKLHSEMQAYNDAGITIRYLAFPRGGERSRNFGEMSAIWAAKDPAKAMDAAKDGSFDANGQPQRADLVRKHYELGVAMGVNGTPALVLEDGTMLPGYQPASRLRQLLDSRG
- the xerD gene encoding site-specific tyrosine recombinase XerD translates to MLLEQFLDAMWMERGLSENTLTSYRNDLNKLCHWIEQERSSLSSVSVDDLQRYQQWLFDADYKQTSRARMLSAIRRLFQYLHRENIREDDPSALLISPKLPKRLPKDITEAQVDALLEAPDPNDPIELRDKAMLELLYATGLRVTELVSLTMENVSLRQGVVRVTGKGDKERLVPMGENAVDWIEQFLASGRPTLLGEKSSDVVFPSKRGKQMTRQTFWHRIKHYALIAGIDADTLSPHVMRHAFATHLLNYGADLRVVQMLLGHSDLSTTQIYTHVATERLKQLHQTHHPRA
- the fldB gene encoding flavodoxin FldB, which gives rise to MKIGLFYGSTTCYTEMAAEKIRECIGAELVEMHNIKETDPSTMNDFDMLILGISTWDFGELQEDWEAVWDQLDGLSLSGKTVALFGLGDQEGYTEWFLDAMGMLHDQLLPTGVQYVGYWPNEGYTFEASKALTDDRKFFVGLALDEDSQYELSDDRITQWCEQILTEYSETL
- the brnQ gene encoding branched-chain amino acid transport system II carrier protein, yielding MTDIMALGFMTFAFFLGAGNIIFPPQAGLAAGDNLLPAMFGFLATAVGLPLIGIIAVAVAGGGWQGLTRDLPPAVATLMAVLIFIIIGPAFAAPRTGLVAYEMAVKPFIADAGQTSLTVFSVIFFAVALFFAWSRGKLIDMIGKFLTPALFAVLAVLAVAVFINPQGEILAAQGDYANMAFTKGFLEGYNTMDTFAALMFGMLIVDVIRKKGVTDDKATCTYLIYAGVIAAAGLAFVYISLFYLGATSSAVAAGADNGGAILASYVQALFGPVGQIILSTIVLLACLTTAIGLISACADYFSSLTKLSYEKWAVILAVVCAVVANVGLNQLIALSIPVLFALYPVAVALVALTFVRRKMANPRMGYRMVLLVSLLFSLIDAAKFVGIDVSALNVLPLFEYGMAWVLPTLAALVMSFFIGGTEQAEARTA
- a CDS encoding tRNA1(Val) (adenine(37)-N6)-methyltransferase, whose protein sequence is MAKGFTFKQFHIDDFGCGMPVSTDGVLLGAWASLPLHGPLLDIGTGSGLLALMAAQRTAHSQTRITAIDIDPQAAQAASNNFAHSPWADRLHSTAQDVTAWGAQQPAGSFAAIVCNPPYFNHGQQASCPSRATARHTETLSHDRLLATIRHLLEETGQASLILPAYEGRQLLREAESHQLFCHRICEIRSTERKPVSRLLIALSPVPTASPPPVEHLSIHHQGEYSEAFCALTRDFYLKL
- the srmB gene encoding ATP-dependent RNA helicase SrmB; the protein is MVRDFSELELDSELLRAIEKIGYDRPTVIQAQAIPHAMDGRDVLASAPTGTGKTAAFLLPMIQHLQDFPRKKPGPARVLVLTPTRELAIQVADQARALAQFTDLKIFTITGGISYDEHAELLGKTQDIVVATPGRLMEYIEAERFDCRAIECLILDEADRMLDMGFGKTVERLHNECRWRRQSLLFSATLEGKGVRDFSRTILSEPVEVNAEPPRRERKKIHQIYHRCDQMEHKLALLEHILKHQAERTIIFVKTRERLATLRDQLAAMKIPCCWIQGEMAQASRNNAISRFRDGTVNVLIATDVAARGIDLPDVSHVINFDMPRTADIYLHRIGRTARAGKKGTAISLIEAHDQSMIERVSRYMKEEVPERFIEGMRPQHKKPSTVKKKTKKKVDKKPATAKKKKAKK